A region of Halalkaliarchaeum desulfuricum DNA encodes the following proteins:
- a CDS encoding phosphoribosyltransferase, translating to MSDLPDEFNCTVTNWEYIYGLCRNVSDQVKQDQFEPDVIVALARGGWFAGRCLCDFLGLDDLASLKMEHYVGTAAKADEPQVRYPMPEGSVDGKDVLIIDDIADTGGSIKRAHEYVNERNPETVRTATLQLLQTSEFEPDFVGERLERWTWVVYPWNFIEDMIDLISGVMEKADEDTFDREAIRQYLSAYHEVDRMEMEIAQPNRLDEVLAEMERRDVVERVTGTFEDDGNVPRWRLVE from the coding sequence ATGAGCGATCTCCCGGATGAGTTCAACTGCACCGTCACGAACTGGGAGTACATCTACGGGCTCTGTCGGAACGTCTCCGACCAGGTCAAACAAGACCAGTTCGAGCCGGACGTCATCGTCGCGCTCGCTCGCGGCGGCTGGTTCGCCGGCCGGTGTCTGTGTGACTTCCTCGGTCTGGACGACCTCGCCAGCCTCAAGATGGAACACTACGTCGGCACCGCGGCGAAAGCCGACGAACCGCAGGTTCGATATCCGATGCCGGAAGGGAGCGTCGACGGGAAGGACGTCCTCATCATCGACGACATCGCCGACACCGGCGGGTCGATAAAGCGAGCCCACGAGTACGTCAACGAACGGAATCCGGAGACGGTGAGAACTGCGACGCTCCAGCTCCTCCAGACCAGCGAGTTCGAGCCGGACTTCGTCGGGGAACGTCTCGAGCGGTGGACCTGGGTGGTCTACCCGTGGAACTTCATCGAGGACATGATCGATCTCATCTCGGGGGTCATGGAGAAGGCCGACGAGGACACCTTCGATCGCGAGGCGATCAGACAGTACCTCTCCGCATACCACGAGGTCGACAGAATGGAGATGGAGATCGCCCAGCCGAACCGACTCGACGAGGTGCTCGCGGAGATGGAACGACGCGACGTCGTCGAACGGGTTACGGGAACCTTCGAGGACGACGGCAACGTCCCCCGCTGGCGGCTGGTCGAGTAA
- a CDS encoding ATP-NAD kinase family protein gives MHVGVVVNPIAGMGGRVGLKGTDGKVQEARERGAEPRAPDRARRALSRLAELDPDVRVSAVADPMGESLVREAGLEPEVVAEPSDPFGDAPAEDDEYARAETSAGDTRRAVEAFLEAGVDLVLFVGGDGTAADVAEALEGTDTPMLGVPAGVKVYSSVFAVSPEDAAAVAVSFERTERREVMDIDEDEYREGEVNPELRAIARVPVAEDLQSSKQLGGGTVESLAEGFAADVEEGVTYVLGPGSTLGAIKEQLGFEGSPLGVDVWRDGEVLARDATEDEILECLGERNVVVVTPIGGQGFVLGRGNPQLSPAVIQQSELEVVASRRKLDDLRVLRVDTDDPELDESLRGWIRVRVGAYETRMMKIV, from the coding sequence ATGCACGTTGGCGTCGTCGTCAATCCGATCGCGGGAATGGGCGGTCGGGTCGGACTAAAAGGCACAGACGGGAAGGTACAGGAGGCCCGCGAGCGGGGCGCAGAGCCACGGGCACCGGACCGGGCGCGCCGTGCGCTGTCCAGACTTGCCGAACTCGATCCCGACGTTCGGGTGTCGGCGGTCGCGGACCCGATGGGTGAGTCGCTCGTCCGAGAGGCGGGTCTCGAACCCGAAGTGGTCGCCGAGCCGTCGGACCCGTTCGGCGACGCGCCGGCGGAGGACGATGAGTACGCCCGCGCGGAAACCTCCGCCGGAGACACCCGACGGGCGGTCGAGGCGTTCCTGGAGGCGGGCGTAGATCTGGTTCTGTTCGTCGGGGGCGACGGCACCGCCGCCGACGTCGCCGAAGCGCTGGAGGGGACCGACACACCGATGCTGGGCGTCCCGGCGGGCGTAAAAGTGTACTCCTCGGTGTTTGCCGTCTCCCCGGAGGACGCCGCCGCGGTGGCGGTTTCCTTCGAGCGCACCGAGCGCCGCGAGGTGATGGACATCGACGAGGACGAGTATCGCGAGGGTGAAGTGAATCCGGAGCTGCGGGCGATCGCCCGCGTCCCCGTCGCCGAGGACCTCCAGTCGTCGAAACAGCTCGGCGGCGGCACCGTCGAGTCGCTCGCGGAGGGGTTCGCCGCCGACGTCGAGGAAGGGGTCACCTACGTGCTCGGGCCGGGATCGACGCTGGGGGCGATCAAAGAGCAACTGGGTTTCGAGGGGTCCCCCCTCGGCGTGGACGTCTGGCGGGACGGCGAGGTGCTCGCCCGTGACGCGACCGAAGACGAGATCCTGGAATGTCTGGGCGAGCGCAACGTCGTGGTCGTCACCCCGATCGGTGGCCAGGGGTTCGTCCTCGGCCGGGGCAACCCGCAACTGTCGCCGGCGGTGATCCAGCAGAGTGAACTCGAGGTGGTCGCCTCCCGTCGGAAACTCGACGATCTGCGCGTGCTCCGGGTGGATACCGACGATCCCGAACTCGACGAGTCGCTCCGCGGCTGGATTCGAGTGCGCGTGGGTGCCTACGAAACCCGGATGATGAAGATCGTCTGA
- a CDS encoding phosphate signaling complex PhoU family protein: METRKVQRLGPSTLAMTLPAEWTREHDVDKGDEVSIRIGGKGTLTVLPQSTSTEESEATIHADALDADALERAIVAQYVLGRRVIHVRQSEGALDSDHINAVYKAETQLMGLGVIEETPESIAIRCSVDPEDFTLDNLLERLENTGSTMRGEAVKALAHGNPDLAQRALNRERQANKIFVLMLRLIFTAYQNPNLCRAVGLESGFPLIGYRSVAKNLELTADNAEDIADIVLEIDGHTLDIDGGTMRQIREFTDSVDELTSLAVRSVVERDYDLTIECRELFRGLADREREILDDLPELSNQELLHVREVLVSLQQTAQYAMRNAEIAANLALNEESEHVEIS; encoded by the coding sequence ATGGAAACGCGAAAGGTGCAGCGGCTCGGTCCATCGACGCTGGCGATGACACTTCCGGCGGAGTGGACCAGGGAACACGACGTCGACAAGGGAGACGAGGTGTCGATCCGGATCGGCGGCAAGGGAACGTTGACGGTGCTGCCACAGTCGACAAGCACCGAGGAGTCCGAGGCGACCATTCACGCCGACGCGCTCGACGCGGACGCGCTGGAGCGGGCGATCGTCGCCCAGTACGTGCTCGGCCGGCGGGTGATCCACGTCCGGCAGTCGGAGGGTGCACTCGACAGCGATCACATCAACGCCGTATATAAGGCCGAAACCCAGCTCATGGGACTCGGCGTCATCGAAGAGACCCCCGAAAGCATCGCCATCAGGTGTTCGGTCGACCCCGAGGACTTCACCCTGGACAACCTCCTCGAGCGGCTGGAAAACACCGGCTCGACGATGCGCGGGGAGGCGGTGAAGGCGCTCGCACACGGCAACCCGGACCTCGCACAGCGCGCGCTCAACCGCGAGCGGCAGGCGAACAAGATCTTCGTGCTCATGCTGCGGCTCATCTTTACCGCCTACCAGAACCCGAACCTCTGTCGGGCCGTGGGGCTGGAATCGGGGTTCCCGCTGATCGGCTACCGATCGGTCGCAAAGAACCTCGAACTCACCGCGGACAACGCGGAGGACATCGCCGACATCGTCCTGGAGATCGACGGACACACCCTCGATATCGACGGCGGAACGATGCGACAGATCCGCGAGTTCACGGACAGCGTCGACGAACTCACGAGCCTGGCGGTCCGATCGGTCGTGGAACGCGACTACGATCTCACGATCGAGTGTCGGGAGCTGTTCCGCGGACTCGCAGACCGCGAGCGGGAGATCCTCGACGACCTCCCGGAGCTGTCCAATCAGGAGCTGCTCCACGTCCGGGAAGTGCTGGTGAGCCTCCAGCAGACTGCCCAGTACGCGATGCGCAACGCCGAGATCGCGGCGAACCTCGCGCTCAACGAGGAATCCGAACACGTAGAAATTTCGTGA
- a CDS encoding radical SAM protein: MKSEAIDTDDRPLVVTWESTRAGGVGSANCRRNPTEQPHPEELTTQEAKRLLDSLREFGKGLLVVFSGGDPLERDDLFELVEYGNGIGLTVALDASLSGGISLDCLERLSEAGLYRLAVGLEGATAEGHDAVRSAPGSFEAAVETLEAAREVGLPAGVNTVVSRETFEELPAIRDRIEELDIVLWNLFFVIPASDCTLENVDPSTADAIMRWLHEASNVSPFDVRTIEAPQYRRVAIQRGEIVTGVRDQFGTYAGDGIVHVDHVGNVQPSELFRKSVDNVRERSIVETYREASLFRQLRDRSNLEGRCGACPYRDICGGSRARAYAETGNPFATDELCPFEPPGFGEG, from the coding sequence ATGAAATCGGAAGCAATAGACACCGACGATAGACCGCTCGTCGTGACCTGGGAGAGCACGCGGGCAGGCGGCGTCGGTTCCGCGAACTGCCGTCGGAACCCGACCGAGCAGCCACATCCCGAGGAACTGACGACCCAGGAGGCAAAACGGCTGCTCGATAGCCTCCGGGAGTTCGGGAAGGGACTGCTCGTCGTCTTTTCCGGTGGCGATCCGCTCGAACGCGACGACCTCTTCGAACTCGTCGAATACGGAAACGGGATCGGGCTCACTGTCGCACTCGACGCCTCCCTGTCGGGCGGTATCTCCCTGGACTGCCTCGAACGCCTCTCGGAGGCCGGGCTCTATCGTCTCGCTGTCGGCCTCGAAGGAGCAACCGCCGAGGGGCACGACGCGGTTCGCTCGGCGCCCGGAAGCTTCGAGGCGGCAGTCGAGACGCTCGAAGCCGCACGCGAGGTGGGCTTGCCGGCGGGGGTAAACACTGTCGTGAGCCGCGAAACGTTCGAGGAGCTGCCGGCGATTCGCGACAGGATCGAGGAGCTAGACATCGTGCTGTGGAACCTGTTTTTCGTGATTCCGGCATCCGATTGCACTCTCGAAAACGTCGATCCGTCGACCGCGGACGCGATCATGCGCTGGCTCCACGAGGCGTCGAACGTCTCTCCGTTCGACGTCCGGACGATCGAGGCGCCCCAGTACCGTCGGGTCGCCATTCAGCGCGGGGAGATCGTCACCGGTGTCCGCGACCAGTTTGGAACCTACGCGGGGGACGGCATCGTCCACGTCGATCACGTGGGGAACGTTCAACCCTCGGAGTTGTTTCGAAAATCCGTGGACAACGTTCGGGAGCGTTCGATCGTCGAGACGTACCGTGAAGCTTCCCTGTTCCGACAGCTCAGGGACCGGAGTAACCTCGAAGGACGCTGTGGGGCCTGTCCGTACCGGGACATCTGTGGCGGGAGCCGAGCCCGTGCGTACGCGGAAACCGGAAACCCGTTCGCAACCGACGAACTGTGTCCGTTCGAGCCGCCGGGGTTCGGGGAGGGCTAG
- a CDS encoding type II/IV secretion system ATPase subunit, with the protein MSGERSTEEIGGLTRRIRHVWELFRGSNLDVRPFRPSTDGTLSTFTLPPGEREVERYWVNAPYAYVVITYDETENEHRYYAVEPDLDEFGRALLGRVVEDIRDPLLFREDIDPIDESTLGAEVESLLEQYGIEPDMATFHTLVYYLLRDFQGYGKVDPLLNDPRIEDISCDGYDLPIFVYHAEYTDVKTNISFPPTELDNYVVRLAQQSGKHISVGEPIVETTLPDGSRAELAYGEEVTPRGSAFTIRQYAEEPFTPIDLVNYGTYNVEQMAYFWLCIEHNKSLIFAGGTASGKTTSMNAVSMFVPPRAKVLTIEDTRELSLYHDNWLSSITRERLQEGADLDMYDLLRSALRHRPEYIIVGEVRGEEAVTLFQAMNTGHTTFSTIHADSVRTVINRLENEPINVPRAMVQSLDMVVVQRLVRFDDERLRRAKIIGEIRGIDQRTGELDYASAFDWNPTSDTFSRNDSSLLSEIQEDRAWSRSELLSELRRRETFLRKLQEIGVTGYRRFTALVNEYYADPERTMRRLESEVEAAGDGATAGAEVD; encoded by the coding sequence ATGTCAGGTGAGCGCTCTACCGAGGAAATCGGTGGACTAACGCGGCGCATACGACACGTCTGGGAGCTGTTTCGGGGCTCGAATCTGGACGTGCGACCGTTCCGTCCGTCCACAGACGGAACGCTGTCGACGTTCACTCTGCCGCCGGGCGAACGGGAAGTCGAACGCTACTGGGTGAACGCTCCGTACGCATACGTCGTCATCACCTACGACGAGACCGAAAACGAACACCGATACTACGCCGTCGAACCGGACCTCGACGAGTTCGGACGGGCACTGCTCGGCCGCGTCGTCGAGGACATCCGTGATCCGCTGTTGTTCCGGGAGGACATCGATCCCATCGACGAGTCGACGCTCGGAGCCGAAGTGGAGTCGCTGCTCGAACAGTACGGGATAGAGCCCGACATGGCAACGTTTCACACGCTCGTATACTACCTCCTCCGCGACTTCCAGGGGTACGGAAAGGTCGACCCCCTGTTGAACGACCCTCGTATCGAGGACATCTCCTGTGACGGGTACGATCTCCCGATATTCGTCTACCACGCGGAGTACACTGACGTCAAAACGAATATCTCGTTTCCTCCCACTGAGCTGGACAACTACGTCGTTCGGCTCGCCCAGCAGTCCGGCAAACACATCAGCGTCGGGGAGCCCATCGTCGAGACGACGCTGCCGGACGGCTCGCGTGCGGAACTGGCGTATGGCGAGGAAGTCACCCCACGGGGGTCGGCGTTCACCATCCGACAGTACGCCGAGGAGCCGTTCACGCCGATCGACCTGGTGAACTACGGGACGTACAACGTCGAGCAGATGGCGTACTTCTGGCTGTGTATCGAACACAACAAGTCGCTGATCTTCGCCGGCGGCACCGCGTCGGGGAAGACCACCTCGATGAACGCCGTCTCGATGTTCGTTCCGCCGCGGGCGAAGGTGCTGACGATCGAAGACACCCGGGAACTGTCGCTGTATCACGACAACTGGCTCTCGTCTATCACCCGGGAACGGCTCCAGGAAGGGGCCGACCTCGACATGTACGACCTGCTCCGGTCGGCACTCCGTCATCGCCCGGAGTATATCATCGTCGGCGAGGTCCGCGGCGAGGAGGCGGTGACCCTGTTCCAGGCGATGAACACCGGCCACACGACGTTTTCGACGATCCACGCCGACTCGGTCCGGACCGTCATAAACCGGCTGGAGAACGAGCCGATAAACGTTCCCCGTGCGATGGTGCAGTCGCTCGACATGGTCGTCGTCCAGCGACTCGTCAGGTTCGACGACGAACGCCTCCGGCGAGCGAAGATCATCGGGGAGATACGCGGGATCGACCAGCGAACCGGGGAACTGGATTACGCCTCGGCGTTCGACTGGAACCCCACATCCGACACCTTCTCCCGAAACGATTCGTCGTTGCTTTCGGAAATCCAGGAGGATCGGGCGTGGAGTCGGTCGGAGTTGCTCTCGGAGCTTCGACGTCGCGAGACGTTCCTCCGGAAACTCCAGGAGATCGGCGTGACCGGCTACCGTCGCTTTACCGCACTCGTAAACGAGTACTACGCCGATCCCGAACGGACGATGCGACGGCTCGAATCGGAGGTCGAGGCGGCCGGCGACGGGGCGACCGCCGGCGCCGAGGTCGACTGA